TCGATGTCGTCTTTCTCCATTCCCGGAACTTCCAGCGTGATGCGGTAGGCGTCTTTCAATTCTTCGACGTTCATTAACGGAATCAGGCTGGAGACCGGTTCGGCCAGGCGAGTGTCCATGCTAAAGAAGTCATCTAACATGCGATCGAAAACATCGTTAATGCGGCTCAAGCCCATCATTGGTTCCCATTTGACTAACATGGCTCTCACCTCCTTTCATTTTAGTTTAGTTTTGTTTTAATTTTCTGAAAAAGAATTTTACAAACTACGTGCCAGAATTTACCGGTAAAACCTAAAACATTGAAAATTAAAGAATAAACTGTGTTGTCGGAGGCGGGACAGGCGCTTTGTCTGGCAAAAGTAAACTGCATTGCTGACACACACCATTCTTTACCTTTGACACAGGTTGTGACAATTTTAAAGATGGTTTGCATTCCACATTTCGGCTGGCTAACTTGACGATATGAAAGAAAAAAAGATGATTTTTGCCATTGTCGAGGTTGTGACTTACGACGGCGGCAAAAAAGCGGAACGGCCGCTTCGTTTTGTGTACGAGGGGAAAACGTACCTGGTGGCGCAGGTAATCGACCGCTGGTACGAGGGGCATCCTGTGGCCGGACGCCCCAATTACAACTACTTTAAAGTGCTAACCACCGATGGCGAAATTTACATTTTGCGCTACAATCAGCGCTACGAGGTGTGGTCGATGTTAATAAAAGGTTGAACCAGGGCAGCACAGCCGCAAGCAAAAACATTTCCGCAGGGATTTGAGCGACCACAGAGCGCACAGCGCACGGCGCACAGAGAAGTCACAAAGGGCGCAAAGAATGTTTTAAATTAAAATAGTTTCAATTCCTCTCGCCTCCTGCACTCACTTTCCCAGAATAAATGTCTGGGAAAGGTGAAGACCTTTCCGTTGGAAATTTTTCTCCAATGATGTTCAATATTTGCGCATTTGTAAATTTCTATTCAACCATTCAACCAATCAACTCTTACACTTCCAAAAAATGAGAGATATTACATATCTACTTTGAGCGCCATGTCGTACATACCTACGTTTAGCGGGCGGTGGAGTTTCTCGATTTGTCATTTTGCCATTTCTTTGTTATTTTTGTGCGCCCTTTTGAGTAATTGAGAAACTAAAACAACTGAAAGCAATATGAGCAAAAAACCAAAAACAGCCCGGGCGCTGGCTTACGAAGTTCTGTTTAAATTCGAAAAGACGTTTGATCGTTTAGATCAATTGACCGAGCGGGCGCTGGAACAAAATGAATTGAGCGGCCGCGAAAGGCGCTTTTTTAAAAATTTAACTTCCGGCGTGGTGCGCCACCGATTGTACCTGGATTGGATTGGCAGCCAGCTTTACAAAGGACGCTACAAAAAGCTACTGATCAAGTTTAAGGTTCTTTTGCGTTTGGCGCTTTACGAATTGATCTTTTTAACGGCCATTCCAGAGCACGCCACGTTAAACGAATATGTTGGTTTAACAAAGAAAAAATTAAACAATTTCCAGGCAAAATTGTTGAACGGTTTGCTACGCAACTATTTGCGGCAAAAAGAAACGCTCGATCCCGCCAAAAAGATCGAGGATCCTCTGAAGCGGCTGAGCGTGCAATATTCTTTCCCCGAATGGCTGATTAAACGCTGGATTGGCTTCTGGGGTGAGGCAGAGACCGAAGCCCTGTGTAAAAAGTTAAATGAACCGCCCGATTTCGATGTGCACATCAACACGCAAAAGATCAGTCCTAAAAAATTCAAAAATCTTTTAAAAGAAAAAAAAGTGCCCTTTGTGGAAGCGCCGTTTGATACCACTATTGTAAGAGTAAAAGACGTACAGCCCTTTTTGCGCGAACGCTGGTTCGAGAAAGGCTATTGCGTAATTCAGGACGAAAGCGCGGCGCTGGTGGTCGAGCAAATGGCGTTGACAGAAAAGAGTAAAATTCTGGACATGTGTGCGGCGCCCGGCGGAAAGTACGCGCAATTGCTTAAAAAGCGTCCGTCGCAGGGCATGGTTGTTGCTGCCGATATTGATAAGGAACGTTTGAAAAGAGTGAAACAAAATGTGCAAAAATTGGGACTGGAGGGCGGACTGTTTGTCGTTGCCGACGGTAAAAATCCGCCGTTTAAAAAGGTTTTTGATCACATCCTGATCGACGCGCCCTGCACCGGCCTGGGCGTCATCCGCAAGCATCCGGATATTAAATGGCGCCGTAAGTTCGAAGAGATCATCGAGTTTTCGAAAATTCAGGAAGATTTGCTGGAAGCGGCGGATCGCATTCTCACGGAAAACGGACGGCTGATCTACAGCACCTGTACCATCGATTATTTCGAAAATGAAAATGTGGCTAAAGACTTTTTGCAAAAACATGCGGAAAAGTACGCCGTGCAAAAGCCGAAAGTAGCGCACCCATCCATGCTTTCAGAAGATTTTGTCCGAATACAGCCGCATCGGCACGAGATGGACGGCAGCTTTTGCGCGGTCTTTAAAAAAATCAAAGATGATGCTGAATAATAAGCGCCGGTTTCTGAAAAGTTGTCCCAGAGCCCTGGCAGGAGCTGGGAATAATCCAAAAAAAATTGCATTTTTTTAGGAATAATCTTGATAAAGTGCTCTAAATTAATTACATTTAGCGGTCATAATAAAAATTGGACTGATGTCGGTAAGCTATGCTTGAAGAACTAACTTCTAAACTGGAATCGACGTTTCGGCGGTTACGCGGATACGGGAAATTAACGGAAAAGAATATTGCCGATTCTTTAAAAGAGATTCGGCGCGCCCTGTTAGAGGCCGATGTTAATTACAAAGTCGTCAAAGATTTTGTAGCGTCGGTGCAAAAGAAGGCCGTTGGCGAAGAGGTTTTACGCAGCGTAACGCCCGGTCAGATGATTGTGAAAATCGTTCACGACGAAATGGTGCGTTTGCTGGGCGGCACCACGGCTACCCTCAAAACGGCCGGTATTCCGCCAACCATCATCATGCTGGTGGGTTTACAGGGCTCCGGCAAAACCACTTTTGCCGCCAAGCTGGCAAAGTATCTGCAAAAAAAGAATCGAAAACCGTTGCTTGTGGCGGCGGATGTTTATCGTCCGGCGGCCATTCAGCAGCTTAAAATTTTAGGGCGCAGTATTAACGTGCCGGTATATGAGGAGGGCATTGGCGATCCGGTGAAAATCGCCTTCAATGCCATCAGTTATGCGCGTCAACACATGCTGGATACCATCATCCTGGATACGGCCGGTCGTTTGCACATTGACGAGCAGATGATGGAAGAGCTGGTTAAAATTAAAAAACGCATTCGACCGCACGAAATTTTGTTTGTGGCCGACGGCATGACCGGTCAGGATGCGGTGAACACGGCCAGCCAATTTGCCGAGCGCTTGAATTTTGACGGCGTGGTGCTGACCAAAATGGACGGCGACGCGCGAGGGGGCGCCGCGCTTTCGATTAAGGCCATTACCGGCAAGCCCATCAAGTTTATGGGCGTGGGCGAAAAATTAGAAGATATTGAACAATTCCATCCGGATCGCATGGCTTCCCGTATCCTGGGCATGGGCGACGTGGTCACCCTGGTGGAAAAGGCCCAGGAGACGATCGATCAGGAAAAAGCGGCCAAATTAGAACAAAAATTACGCAAGGCCGAGTTTGATCTGGAAGATTTTCTGGATCAGCTGCAGCAGATCAAAAAAATGGGTTCTCTGGAATCCATTTTGCGCATGA
This sequence is a window from Caldithrix abyssi DSM 13497. Protein-coding genes within it:
- a CDS encoding DUF6504 family protein, coding for MKEKKMIFAIVEVVTYDGGKKAERPLRFVYEGKTYLVAQVIDRWYEGHPVAGRPNYNYFKVLTTDGEIYILRYNQRYEVWSMLIKG
- the rsmB gene encoding 16S rRNA (cytosine(967)-C(5))-methyltransferase RsmB, giving the protein MSKKPKTARALAYEVLFKFEKTFDRLDQLTERALEQNELSGRERRFFKNLTSGVVRHRLYLDWIGSQLYKGRYKKLLIKFKVLLRLALYELIFLTAIPEHATLNEYVGLTKKKLNNFQAKLLNGLLRNYLRQKETLDPAKKIEDPLKRLSVQYSFPEWLIKRWIGFWGEAETEALCKKLNEPPDFDVHINTQKISPKKFKNLLKEKKVPFVEAPFDTTIVRVKDVQPFLRERWFEKGYCVIQDESAALVVEQMALTEKSKILDMCAAPGGKYAQLLKKRPSQGMVVAADIDKERLKRVKQNVQKLGLEGGLFVVADGKNPPFKKVFDHILIDAPCTGLGVIRKHPDIKWRRKFEEIIEFSKIQEDLLEAADRILTENGRLIYSTCTIDYFENENVAKDFLQKHAEKYAVQKPKVAHPSMLSEDFVRIQPHRHEMDGSFCAVFKKIKDDAE
- the ffh gene encoding signal recognition particle protein; its protein translation is MLEELTSKLESTFRRLRGYGKLTEKNIADSLKEIRRALLEADVNYKVVKDFVASVQKKAVGEEVLRSVTPGQMIVKIVHDEMVRLLGGTTATLKTAGIPPTIIMLVGLQGSGKTTFAAKLAKYLQKKNRKPLLVAADVYRPAAIQQLKILGRSINVPVYEEGIGDPVKIAFNAISYARQHMLDTIILDTAGRLHIDEQMMEELVKIKKRIRPHEILFVADGMTGQDAVNTASQFAERLNFDGVVLTKMDGDARGGAALSIKAITGKPIKFMGVGEKLEDIEQFHPDRMASRILGMGDVVTLVEKAQETIDQEKAAKLEQKLRKAEFDLEDFLDQLQQIKKMGSLESILRMIPGVGSQLKNAQVDEKNLVRVEAIINSMTKEERRNPKILNGSRRKRIAMGSGTRVQDVNQLMRQFEQMKKMMKQMKNKSFRGFGGMPFGMG